The Delphinus delphis chromosome 10, mDelDel1.2, whole genome shotgun sequence genome includes a region encoding these proteins:
- the ENPP4 gene encoding bis(5'-adenosyl)-triphosphatase ENPP4, translating to MFTMKLLLICLFSGLITGCRGNSSCTLPPKLLLVSFDGFRADYLHNYEFPHLQNFIKEGVLVEQVKNAFITKTFPNHYSIVTGLYEESHGIVANSMYDVITKKHFSDSNDKDPFWWNEAVPIWVTNQLQENRSSAAAMWPGTDVPIHNTTPSYFMNYSPSVSFEERLSNVSTWLSNSNPPVTFATLYWEEPDASGHKYGPEDKENMRRVLKEIDDHIGELVHKLKVLGLWEDLNVIITSDHGMTQCSEDKLINLDRCIDPSDYTLVDLTPVAAILPKINRTKVYNKLKVCDPHMNVYLKEDIPARFHYQHNDRIQPIILIADEGWTIVLNKSSLKLGDHGYDNSLPSMNPFLAAHGPAFHKGYQHSTINIVDIYPMMCHILGLKPHPNNGTFGHTKCLLVDQWCINLPEAIGIVIGALLVLTTLTCLIIIMQNRLSGPRPFSRLQLQDDDDDPLIG from the exons ATGTTCACTATGAAGTTATTGCTgatatgtttgttttctggaCTTATAACTGGTTGTAGAGGGAACTCTTCCTGTACTTTGCCACCCAAGTTACTACTGGTATCCTTTGATGGCTTCAGAGCTGACTATCTACACAACTATGAATTTCCTCATCTCCAGAATTTTATCAAAGAAGGTGTCTTGGTAGAGCAGGTTAAAAATGCCTTTATCACAAAAACATTTCCAAACCACTACAGCATCGTGACAGGCCTGTATGAAGAAAGCCATGGCATTGTGGCTAATTCCATGTATGATGTCATcacaaagaaacatttttctgaCAGTAATGACAAGGATCCTTTTTGGTGGAATGAGGCAGTCCCTATTTGGGTGACCAACCAGCTTCAGGAAAACAGATCAAGTGCTGCTGCTATGTGGCCTGGTACCGACGTGCCCATTCACAATACCACACCTTCCTATTTCATGAATTACAGCCCCTCAGTGTCATTTGAGGAGAGACTCAGTAACGTCTCCACGTGGCTGAGCAATTCGAACCCACCTGTCACCTTTGCAACACTCTATTGGGAAGAGCCAGACGCAAGTGGCCACAAATATGGCCctgaagataaagaaaacatgcGCCGAGTGTTGAAAGAAATAGATGACCATATCGGTGAGCTAGTTCACAAACTCAAGGTGTTAGGACTGTGGGAAGATCTTAATGTGATCATTACAAGTGATCATGGGATGACCCAGTGTTCTGAGGACAAGCTGATAAACTTGGATCGCTGCATCGACCCCTCAGACTACACTCTTGTAGACTTGACCCCCGTTGCTGCAATACTTcccaaaataa acAGAACAAAGgtttataacaaattgaaagtCTGTGACCCTCACATGAATGTTTATCTCAAAGAAGACATTCCTGCCAGGTTTCATTACCAACATAATGATCGAATTCAACCTATTATTTTGATTGCTGATGAAGGCTGGACAATTGTGCTAAATAAATCATCACTAAAAT TAGGTGACCATGGTTACGATAATTCTTTGCCTAGTATGAATCCATTTCTAGCTGCCCACGGTCCTGCATTTCACAAAGGCTACCAGCACAGCACCATTAACATTGTGGATATCTACCCAATGATGTGCCACATCCTGGGATTAAAGCCACATCCCAATAATGGAACCTTCGGCCACACTAAGTGTTTGCTAGTGGACCAGTGGTGCATTAATCTCCCAGAAGCCATAGGAATTGTTATCGGTGCGCTCTTGGTCTTAACCACTCTGACCTGCCTCATCATAATCATGCAGAATAGACTCTCTGGACCCCGGCCATTTTCCCGACTTCAGCTACAAGATGATGACGATGATCCTCTAATTGGGTGA